The following are from one region of the Aspergillus luchuensis IFO 4308 DNA, chromosome 4, nearly complete sequence genome:
- the MRT4 gene encoding ribosome assembly factor MRT4 (BUSCO:EOG09264W46;~COG:A;~EggNog:ENOG410PFZ8;~InterPro:IPR033867,IPR001790,IPR043141,IPR043164, IPR040637;~PFAM:PF00466,PF17777;~go_process: GO:0000027 - ribosomal large subunit assembly [Evidence IEA];~go_process: GO:0042254 - ribosome biogenesis [Evidence IEA]) yields MPRSKRARVVHESKTVKKSHKEQTRRLYANIRECIEKYDHLFVFGVDNMRNTYLKDVRTEFADSRLFFGKTKVMAVALGHNPENEAAPNLHKLSPYLTGAVGLLFTSRDPQSVTDYFDNFRPLDFARSGTVSTRAFSIPNGQVYSRAGEIPASEDEPLSHTIEPELRKLGVPTRLVKGKVMLELTEGQEGFPICREGEVLDSRQTTLLKMFGVVMAEFHVALKAHWTRESGEVEILEKDEAGMEVE; encoded by the exons atGCCTCGTTCCAAGCGTGCCCGCGTCGTGCACGAGTCCAAGACCGTCAAGAAGTCCCACAAGGAACAGACCCGTCGCCTGTACGCCAACATCCGGGAATGCATTGAGAAATACGACCACCTGTTCGTCTTCGGCGTCGACAACATGCGCAACACCTATCTGAAGGATGTCCGTACCGAGTTCGCCGATAGCCG tctcttcttcggcaaaACCAAAGTCATGGCCGTCGCTCTGGGCCACAACCCCGAGAACGAAGCCGCGCCCAACCTCCACAAACTCAGCCCCTACCTCACCGGCGCCGTCGGCCTTCTTTTCACCTCCCGCGACCCCCAATCCGTGACCGACTACTTCGACAACTTCCGGCCGCTTGACTTCGCCCGCTCCGGAACCGTCAGTACCCGGGCCTTTTCGATCCCCAACGGTCAGGTGTATTCGCGGGCTGGAGAGATCCCCGCCTCCGAGGACGAGCCGCTCAGCCACACTATTGAGCCGGAGTTGCGGAAACTTGGTGTCCCGACTCGGTTGGTCAAGGGCAAGGTTATGTTGGAGTTGACGGAGGGACAGGAGGGATTCCCCATCtgcagggagggagaggtgcTCGATTCGAGGCAGACGACGCTGTTGAAGATGTTTGGAGTTGTTATGGCTGAGTTCCATGTTGCCTTGAAGGCTCATTGGACGAGGGAGTCTGGTGAGGTGGAGAttctggagaaggatgaggcTGGTATGGAGGTTGAGTAA
- a CDS encoding U1 small nuclear ribonucleoprotein 70 kDa (BUSCO:EOG09264G1F;~COG:A;~EggNog:ENOG410PNAX;~InterPro:IPR034143,IPR000504,IPR022023,IPR012677, IPR035979;~PFAM:PF12220,PF00076;~go_function: GO:0003676 - nucleic acid binding [Evidence IEA];~go_function: GO:0030619 - U1 snRNA binding [Evidence IEA]) — translation MTDKLPPPLLALFQPRPPLRYVTPINRAPEDCKKSSIGGIAQFLPEVKKYEEEIPYTPTESWIQRKLRQKVEKKENINKQLTEGLESYEPSNDQQARGDPFKTLFVARLSYDVKESDLEREFGRFGPIERIRIVKDIVTPKGSKKPHRGYAFIVYEREKDMKAAYKETDGIRIKDRRVLVDVERGRTVKGWKPRRFGGGLGGRGYTKALPSRPIGPGSFNAPSGPGGYGGGFRGGFGGRGGFKGGFRGDRGFGGPRGGVGYQGGRNGFGGGGQAPPNAPSGPGGGRSGGFGGGPPGGGRFEREPRGATGSNREPIRPRDGFGDRDRRDRDRDRDGDRHRDRDRDSYRYRDRDRERDRDRGDRYGGRGDDYGRKRYHEDDSYDDPRAKRRY, via the exons ATGACGGACAAGCTCCCCCCTCCGCTTCTGGCGCTCTTCCAACCTCGCCCGCCTCTGCGTTATGTCACCCCCATCAACCGTGCCCCAGAAGACTGCAAGAAGAGTAGCATTGGTGGCATTGCGCAGTTTCTGCCCGAGGTGAAGAAGTACGAGGAAGAGATTCCATATACACCTACGGAAAGCTGGATTCAGCGCAAATTGCGccagaaggtggagaagaaagagaacatTAACAAGCAATTGACGGAAGGCCTCGAGAGTT ATGAACCATCCAACGACCAACAAGCACGAGGCGATCCGTTCAAGACGCTGTTTGTCGCTCGACTGAGCTACGATGTTAAGGAATCGGACCTGGAACGGGAGTTTGGCCGTTTCGGTCCTATTGAACGG ATTCGCATCGTGAAAGACATCGTAACGCCAAAGGGCTCGAAGAAACCACACAGAGGATATGCTTTTATTGTCTATGAGCGCGAAAAGGATATGAAAG CTGCCTACAAGGAAACGGATGGTATCCGTATCAAGGACCGCCGTGTCTTGGTAGACGTCGAGCGCGGTCGTACAGTCAAGGGATGGAAGCCTCGTCgctttggtggtggtctcGGAGGCCGTGGTTACACCAAGGCCCTGCCCTCTCGACCTATCGGCCCTGGCTCTTTCAACGCCCCCTCTGGTCCCGGTGGCTATGGTGGTGGATTCCGTGGTGGGTTCGGCGGCAGAGGTGGTTTCAAGGGAGGATTCCGCGGTGAccgtggatttggtgggCCTCGTGGAGGTGTCGGATACCAAGGTGGTCGCAACGGattcggtggaggtggacagGCTCCCCCCAACGCCCCTTCAGGTCCGGGAGGCGGACGCAGCGGTGGATTCGGTGGTGGTCCCCCTGGTGGTGGCAGATTCGAGCGTGAACCCCGCGGCGCTACTGGCAGCAACAGAGAACCCATTAGGCCCCGGGACGGGTTTGGCGACCGCGATCGTCGAGACCGGGATCGGGACCGCGACGGTGACCGTCACCGGGACCGTGACAGGGATAGCTATCGCTACCGTGACCGGGACCGTGAACGCGACCGCGATCGTGGTGACAGGTACGGAGGCCGGGGCGACGACTACGGGCGGAAGCGATACCATGAAGATGATTCGTATGATGATCCCCGTGCCAAAAGAAGATACTGA
- the TPI1 gene encoding triose-phosphate isomerase TPI1 (BUSCO:EOG092644TW;~COG:G;~EggNog:ENOG410PGYI;~InterPro:IPR020861,IPR035990,IPR000652,IPR022896, IPR013785;~PFAM:PF00121;~go_function: GO:0003824 - catalytic activity [Evidence IEA];~go_function: GO:0004807 - triose-phosphate isomerase activity [Evidence IEA];~go_process: GO:0006096 - glycolytic process [Evidence IEA]) encodes MPRQFFVGGNFKMNGTAESIASIIKNLNAAELDKSAEVVVSPPTLYLLPARQAAGDKIGVAAQNVFDKPNGAFTGEISVEQLRDAKIDWTIIGHSERRVILKESDEFIARKVKAAIDGGLSVIFCIGETLEEREANKTIDVVTKQLNAVAKELTKEQWAKVVVAYEPVWAIGTGKVATTAQAQEVHAAIRKWLVDAISPEAADNTRIIYGGSVSEKNCRDLAKEADVDGFLVGGASLKPAFVDIINARL; translated from the exons ATGCCTCGTCAATTTTTCGTGGGTGGTAACTTCAAGAT GAACGGTACTGCGGAAAGCAttgcctccatcatcaagaaCCTCAATGCCGCCGAGCTGGACAAGTCCGCCGAGGTGGTTGTCTCTCCCCCCACCCTCTACCTGCTCCCCGCCCGCCAGGCCGCCGGTGACAAGATCGGCGTCGCTGCTCAGAACGTCTTCGACAAGCCCAACGGTGCTTTCACCGGTGAGATCAGTGTCGAGCAGCTCCGTGATGCCAAGATCGACTGGACCATCATTGGTCACAGCGAGCGCCGTGTTATTCTGAAGGAGAGCGATGAG TTCATTGCCCGCAAGGTCAAGGCCGCCATTGACGGTGGCCTCAGCGTTATCTTCTGCATTGGCGAGACTCTTGAG GAGCGTGAGGCCAACAAGACCATCGACGTTGTCACCAAGCAGCTCAACGCTGTTGCCAAGGAGCTCACCAAGGAGCAGTGGGCTAAGGTTGTTGTCGCCTACGAGCCCGTCTG GGCTATCGGTACCGGCAAGGTCGCCACGACCGCCCAGGCCCAGGAGGTCCACGCCGCTATCCGCAAGTGGCTCGTTGATGCCATCTCCCCCGAGGCTGCCGACAACACCCGCATCATCTACGGTGGTTCCGTCAGCGAGAAGAACTGCCGTGACCTGGCCAAGGAGGCCGATGTCGACGGTTTCCTGGTTGGCGGTGCCAGCTTGAAGCCTGCCT tcgtcgacatcatcaacgcTCGTCTGTAA
- the MRPL51 gene encoding mitochondrial 54S ribosomal protein mL43 (BUSCO:EOG092656JA;~COG:J;~EggNog:ENOG410PP1D;~InterPro:IPR039927,IPR036249,IPR007741;~PFAM:PF05047;~go_function: GO:0003735 - structural constituent of ribosome [Evidence IEA];~go_process: GO:0032543 - mitochondrial translation [Evidence IEA]) gives MPLQGIRTVTAARNGVGAFILQCKRLDFHYCDWAGSSRGMVAYLKHHLPAFAKANPQIEIRVSPRPHKHPVIKGHYINGREKAVCVRNLEPEQIGKKADLLKQASGEKLKRTKKPVTSINESVRGIWSPYHGGYKSV, from the exons ATGCCTCTTCAAGGGATCCGGACGGTTACGGCCGCTAGA aacGGTGTCGGTGCCTTTATCCTACAATGCAAGCGGTTGGATTTCCACTACTGTGACTGGGCTGGTAGCTCCCGGGGCATGGT TGCCTACCTCAAGCACCACCTTCCTGCCTTCGCGAAAGCAAACCCTCAGATTGAAATCCGGGTATCGCCGCGGCCACACAAGCACCCCGTAATCAAGGGACACTACATCAACGGACGGGAGAAGGCGGTTTGCGTGCGGAATCTCGAGCCTGAGCAAATAGGCAAGAAGGCCGATCTGTTGAAGCAGGCCAGCGGAGAGAAGTTGAAGCGCACCAAGAAGCCCGTCACGAGTATCAACGAGAGTGTCAGAGGCATCTGGTCCCCGTACCACGGTGGCTACAAGTCGGTGTAA
- a CDS encoding uncharacterized protein (COG:S;~EggNog:ENOG410Q24K) — protein sequence MAVINQNNNKQVPPAPPTHHPPMRPNEGVRVAQAGSPRPMNPEYLVHQMNRLNVQPEKPPAVNNPKPKETTTVVEEIDARAPFYYLGYTFFKADAVPGHKSTWNHVERTKMNLSQSDLMKLVHKRTKKIPIAEQYQSLSKVKRAHVDQLISELRKSDPHFEWTCVYVKEDEKPFKGKNSRRGDYETLSVNVVIMRKATDLVFPKIPVDDHVDVEALPKPQDRVPTHVHNNPSESGPKGMSRSMQPSEPLVGPTIHQGTMPPAMNHNQQPLPTRFHQPPTHQSPPHQPPPHQPPPQIPQGYAGPRPHMPQGPWPWVHGVPAGMPPHRAHPGMPVSTMPASVMPSSQVPAPVMPGAAMSGQANVPHMMAQPNGLRGVHMAAGMFHQRQGFDPRAHFSGQQETHPSDKGPAPAHAPAPTTTPAPPETKPENVRPSTPAADPELELGLESSSVGDDESVFDFDDDSSITDSSDEEPELEDKPQPWRGSLYRRHSAPRAKHAYRTHYRKQPQKNGSDSKTSRSGYPNGCIDVVPADSKHVDPRSEGVVSGGSGSGPSQEVSRPARDRPKIIHAPVSADELDLEQLLAERAERFRGGRARNDIRARILDDREARLEHRERMVEYRARVLEERERLDDACYLGRRMSLREPGTFYGPRRYYLPEGLQ from the coding sequence ATGGCGGTCATCaaccagaacaacaacaaacaggTGCCTCCTGCGCCTCCgactcatcatccacctatGCGCCCGAATGAGGGTGTCCGTGTGGCGCAAGCGGGCTCACCACGTCCCATGAACCCGGAGTACTTGGTTCATCAGATGAATCGGCTCAATGTTCAACCGGAGAAACCCCCGGCTGTCAACAATCCAAAGCCCAAGGAGACCACCACGGTCgttgaggagattgatgctCGTGCACCCTTCTACTATCTGGGGTACACCTTCTTCAAGGCCGATGCCGTACCCGGGCACAAGTCCACCTGGAACCATGTGGAGCGGACCAAGATGAACCTCAGCCAGTCTGATCTGATGAAGCTGGTGCACAAGCGAACCAAGAAGATCCCCATCGCGGAGCAATATCAGTCCCTGTCCAAGGTCAAACGTGCGCATGTGGACCAGCTGATCAGCGAACTTAGGAAGAGTGACCCCCATTTTGAATGGACCTGCGTCTATGTCAAGGAGGACGAGAAGCCATTCAAGGGTAAGAACTCCCGGCGGGGTGACTATGAGACGCTCTCCGTGAACGTTGTCATCATGAGAAAGGCTACAGATCTGGTGTTTCCCAAGATACCTGTCGACGAccatgtggatgtggaggccCTTCCTAAACCACAGGATCGTGTGCCAACTCACGTGCACAATAATCCATCCGAGTCGGGACCAAAGGGGATGTCTAGGAGCATGCAGCCTAGTGAGCCACTAGTTGGACCTACTATCCATCAGGGGACAATGCCACCGGCCATGAATCATAACCAGCAGCCTCTGCCTACAAGGTTCCATCAGCCTCCTACTCATCAGTCTCCACCCCATCAgccacctccccatcagccGCCTCCTCAAATTCCTCAGGGATATGCGGGGCCACGACCACATATGCCCCAGGGGCCCTGGCCGTGGGTGCACGGGGTGCCAGCTGGTATGCCCCCACACCGCGCTCACCCAGGCATGCCTGTCTCTACGATGCCTGCATCTGTTATGCCCAGTTCTCAAGTGCCTGCTCCTGTCATGCCTGGTGCTGCCATGTCTGGCCAAGCCAATGTTCCGCACATGATGGCTCAGCCGAATGGCCTGCGAGGCGTCCACATGGCAGCTGGAATGTTCCACCAAAGGCAGGGATTCGACCCCCGCGCCCATTTCTCCGGCCAGCAAGAGACCCATCCTTCTGACAAAGGACCCGCCCCTGCCCATGCCCCTGCTCCAACCACTACCCCCGCTCCCCCAGAGACTAAGCCCGAGAACGTCAGGCCCTCGACGCCTGCGGCAGATCCCGAGTTAGAACTGGGACTAGAGTCAAGTAGTGTGGGGGACGATGAATCCGTGTTCGACTTTGACGACGACAGCTCCATCACCGATAGCTCTGATGAAGAGCCCGAACTGGAGGATAAACCCCAGCCGTGGCGCGGCAGTCTATATCGTCGACACTCCGCCCCCCGAGCGAAACATGCGTACCGCACCCATTATCGGAAGCAGCCCCAGAAGAACGGGTCAGACAGCAAGACGAGCCGGTCAGGGTATCCCAATGGCTGCATTGACGTGGTGCCTGCAGACAGTAAACATGTCGACCCACGCAGCGAGGGTGTCgttagtggtggtagtggcagTGGTCCCAGTCAAGAAGTGAGCCGGCCAGCGCGGGACCGGCCCAAGATCATCCATGCGCCAGTGAGTGCAGACGAGTTGGATTTGGAGCAACTTTTGGCCGAGAGGGCAGAGCGGTTCCGAGGGGGGCGGGCCCGGAACGATATTCGGGCGCGAATACTAGATGACCGCGAGGCCCGATTGGAGCATCGCGAGCGGATGGTGGAATACCGGGCCCGCGTGCTGGAGGAACGGGAACGCTTGGATGATGCATGTTACCTCGGACGACGCATGTCCCTGCGCGAACCGGGTACCTTCTATGGCCCTCGACGATATTACCTCCCGGAGGGGCTTCAATGA
- a CDS encoding putative RING finger domain protein (COG:O;~EggNog:ENOG410PSRD;~InterPro:IPR038886,IPR017907), which yields MSDDSGVLFVGSRPRKRTHREISEVSSGRPSGEPSSSSLSATPGPSLPPLRRYPGDGLDLRRPATTQPSEDVIDLTDEPDTPYQNSSLQESRTTNEASRPRPPRFPRDILTEVVDLEEEVDDNDQQQPPSSPEVEFIGATVRRPQLPPPPQPPPPPPPRSNEGFYMPSLWQQMLQFRSPRPPGRVGDHGRPDLSFRGFRRHPPISDVESFWIGDGPAGAIDLTINLDVDGPLGLDYQLTGLTRQRTPANAYKPPSPPPEGFTRNVAEDDVVVCPNCDMELGTGDETKQQIWVVKQCGHVYCGDCASNRSLSKAKKNASKAKPFSKCQVFGCGKPVSSPKSMFQIYL from the exons ATGAGTGACGATTCCGGTGTCTTGTTTGTGGGCTCTCGCCCCCGAAAG AGAACTCACCGCGAGATATCCGAAGTTTCTTCAGGACGTCCATCCGGAgaaccatcttcatcatcccttTCCGCAACACCGGGGCCTTCGTTGCCACCGCTTCGGCGCTACCCCGGGGACGGCCTCGACCTCCGCCGACCGGCCACAACCCAGCCGTCTGAAGATGTGATAGACCTGACCGATGAGCCCGATACCCCCTATCAAAATTCGTCACTGCAAGAGTCCCGTACAACGAACGAAGCTTCTCGGCCGCGTCCTCCCCGATTTCCCAGGGACATCCTCACGGAAGTGGTTGATctagaggaagaggtggacgATAATGACCAGCAACAACCCCCCAGCAGCCCCGAAGTCGAATTCATCGGAGCCACCGTGAGGCGGCCACagttgccgccgccgccgcaaccaccacctccgcctccgccgcgcAGCAATGAAGGTTTCTATATGCCCAGCTTGTGGCAGCAGATGCTACAGTTTCGATCCCCGAGACCACCTGGACGGGTTGGAGACCATGGCAGACCGGACCTATCGTTTCGAGGATTTCGGAGACATCCTCCAATAAGTGATGTGGAGTCATTCTGGATCGGAGATGGTCCGGCGGGCGCCATAGATCTAACGATCAActtggatgtggatggccCGTTAGGATTAGACTATCAACTAACGGGCCTGACACGGCAAAGGACGCCCGCAAACGCCTACAAACCTCCAAGTCCGCCACCGGAGGGGTTCACCCGAAATGTTGCAGAGGACGATGTGGTTGTATGCCCGAATTGTGATATGGAACTGGGTACTGGTGACGAAACCAAACAGCAGATATGGGTGGTCAAGCAATGTGGACAT GTATATTGTGGCGACTGTGCCTCGAACCGATCGTTGTCGAAGGCGAAAAAGAACGCTTCAAAAGCCAAGCCTTTCTCTAAATGCCAGGTATTCGGTTGCGGGAAGCCCGTTAGCTCGCCCAAGTCAATGTTccaaatatatctataa
- the MDM10 gene encoding mitochondrial distribution and morphology protein 10 (BUSCO:EOG09262TUR;~COG:U;~EggNog:ENOG410PGAP;~InterPro:IPR027539;~PFAM:PF12519;~go_component: GO:0032865 - ERMES complex [Evidence IEA];~go_process: GO:0007005 - mitochondrion organization [Evidence IEA]), which yields MLDFMDYIQLAFAEATNWNRDNSYSSLTATAQSLLDFSTPERLRVHLSSLSTPHFATSYTLGTVGLIDGSVSYLFSTVPLDSFPSRSALIPLRKLSPGYRQVQAPIAPIAETILINDDNNNNLNDASPSAYNSIGKKATLFHATLHLPPPTTLNALFLRRLSPTMQLSLAVCSTRGPPLSKSAPQASLLAQLSHNTGKYNNEYLFSTDNALFGWRGLWNFGPDPRDPVPSGSSPRLSLLSAGAEAYYSPVSSLIGMSTGLRFSTLPAATDVPSSSSAPSTSTSSANANTPISTFPYTLTLTLTPLTGSLSTTYSLRASPNLAFSSRFGFNVYSWESEMVAGCELWRKSKPRYRDDGDGVEWARRKIRESLFPHPHPSTATPPDDLKDLVGRGLGKGKPEEEENESVLKIRVDQSWNVRLLWEGRVKELLVSAGVGLGPSSFSSSYASDGGAGESGGLRKSYWRGVGVSVSYSS from the exons ATGCTCGATTTCATGGATTACATCCAACTCGCCTTCGCCGAGGCGACGAATTGGAACCGCGACAACTCGTACTCGTCGCTGACGGCCACTGCGCAGT CCCTCCTCGACTTCTCCACCCCCGAGCGCCTCCGCGtccatctctcctccctctccactccGCACTTCGCAACAAGTTACACCCTCGGCACCGTCGGCCTCATCGACGGCTCCGTCTCCTACCTCTTTAGCACCGTCCCTCTAGACAGCTTCCCCAGCCGAAGTGCCTTAATCCCCCTCCGCAAGCTCTCCCCAGGCTACCGCCAAGTACAAGCGCCCATTGCCCCCATCGCCGaaaccatcctcatcaacgacgacaacaacaacaacctcaacgatgcctccccctccgcatACAACTCCATCGGCAAAAAAGCCACCCTCTTCCACGcaaccctccacctcccaccCCCGACAACCCTCAATGCCCTCTTCCTGCGTCGTCTCTCCCCAACCATGCAGTTGTCCCTAGCAGTCTGCTCAACGCGAGGCCCGCCGCTCTCCAAATCCGCCCCGCAGGCCTCCCTCCTCGCACAACTCTCCCATAACACGGGGAAATACAACAATGAGTACCTCTTCAGTACGGATAATGCCCTCTTCGGCTGGCGGGGGCTATGGAACTTCGGGCCCGATCCTAGGGACCCTGTCCCTTCGGGGTCTTCGCCGCGGCTGTCGTTGCTGTCTGCGGGCGCGGAGGCTTACTATTCGCCTGTTTCGTCGCTGATTGGCATGTCCACGGGACTGAGGTTTAGCACGTTGCCTGCGGCTACGGatgtcccttcttcttcgtcagccCCTTCAACTAGCACCAGTAGTGCTAATGCCAACACTCCGATTTCGACATTCCCCTATACTCTAACTCTCACTCTGACCCCGTTAACGGGTTCACTATCAACGACTTACTCGCTCCGCGCATCTCCAAACCTGGCATTTAGCTCCCGCTTCGGATTCAATGTTTACAGTTGGGAAAGCGAGATGGTAGCCGGGTGCGAACTCTGGCGGAAGAGTAAACCCCGCTatcgtgatgatggtgatggggtgGAGTGGGCGAGACGGAAGATTCGCGAGAGCTTGTTTCCTCATCCGCATCCATCTACAGCTACACCTCCTGACGATCTTAAGGATCTAGTGGGCCGTGGattgggaaaggggaaaccagaggaagaagagaacgaaTCCGTGTTGAAGATCCGGGTGGATCAGTCATGGAATGTGCGGTTGTTGTGGGAGGGTCGGGTCAAGGAGTTGTTGGTTAGTGCTGGGGTGGGGTTGGGACCGAGTTCGTTTTCCTCGTCGTATGCTTCTGATGGGGGTGCTGGGGAGTCTGGGGGTTTGAGGAAGTCGTattggaggggggtgggggtttcGGTGTCGTATTCGTCGTGA